The genomic region AACCCTCAAGGCCTAAGTAATCAGTTCAGAATGAGCTGGCGTGTCGGCTTTGCCGGTGCTGCAAGGTGTTCCGGGATCAGCGCGTGCGTGAGGAGGTCCTGACCGATGAGCTGTGGGCTCGGCTTGAGCCGCTGATCCCGGTACGCCCGAGGCGCTTCCGTCATCCCGGTCGCAGACGTGCCGATGACCGGACGGCGTTGGAGGGCATCCTGTACGTGGTGCGCACCGGCATCGGGTGGAACCGATTGCCCACCGGCCTGTTCGGCGCCTCGCGCGCGAGGTGTTGGCGGCGACTGACCGGGTGGCATGAGGTCGGGGTGTGGCAGGAGTTGCACGAGCGGCTGCTCGCCGAGTTGCGGGCGGCAGGGCTGGTGGACCTGTCCGCTATCTGGTGCCGCAGGGCCAGAATCTCCGCGTCCTTGTCCCTCAGGGGTAACAAGCGCAGCAGCGCGAAGCATCGGTCACGGTCAGGTACGCCAGTCGGAGCAGCACAGCCAGTCATCATGCTGCGTCAGTCGCCGAAGCTGTGGATCACGAGCACGCTACGGGCTATCCGAGTCCCTTTGCCCTGCTCACGCTTCTCACCTGCATGGATGCGGCTATCGGCAGGCGCAACGCCGGGGCGCGGCGCGTCACGGCGAGTTTGGGGAAGTGCGCGGCGAGGAACCTCGCACCCATGGGGAACTTGTCGTCCCGGCGTCCGCCGGCGTGGTTGTTCGGGTTGGTCGGCGCGATCGTGATCGGGGGCTTCGCTTGGGCGACCTATCAGGTGTGGAGCAACGACCAAGCGTTGGCCGAGCGTGGCCAGCGGGCGATGGCCACGGTGGTGGACACGGACAAGCGCGACGAAGTGGAGTTCCGCACCCAGGACGGCAGGCAGGTGCGGGCGTTGATCGGGCAGCGGCTGTCCGGTACCGCGGTCGCGGTGGGGGAGGAGATCGAGATCGTCTACGACCCCGCCGACCCGACGTCGGATGTCGACGACGCGCGAGCGACCGGCGACCGGTCCTTCGCCTACCTGATGTCGGCCATCACGATCCTCGCCGCAGCGGTCATTCCCGCGGTGACCTGGCATCTCGCCCGGATGTCGAGGACAAAGGTCCGATAACCCTTCCGCCCTGTGCCACTCGAAAAGTCATCGCTGCTGGTCAAGCGGCACACCCGTACTCGTCGAGGATGCCGCCGAGGATGCGGGTGCGGTGCGGTTCGCCGGTGTCGAGGTCGTGGACTGCGGTGGGGTGCTGCTGAGTTCCGGGGATAGCTGGTCACGGGCTTGATGAGGTCGGTGTCGGTTGCAGTGGTCTTCGTAGCTGTTCAGGACCTGGCGTGCGTGGGCTTCTCCCAGGATCAGGATGTGGAAGACCACCTACACCTACGACCTGTCCGGTGGCCGGTCGAACGCACCTTCGCCTGGATCAAAGGCTTCCGACGACTCCGCGTCCGCACCGAACGACGAGCCGATGTCCACCAGGCCATCCTCGCCTTCGAGAAGGCCCGCGAAACCCTCAAGGCCTAAGCCTCCACCAACGTGTTGGCCGTTGTCGTACCCCATGTTGGCCGAACTCGTACCCCGAGTTGGCCGCCGCGGGACAGCGCGGTCCGGTTCGGCTGTCCACAACGGCCAACACCCCGTACGACAACGGCCAACACGGCGGTGGGTTAGCTCTCCACCAGGGCGGGATGTCGAGGATCGTCGGCCCGGACAACCAGATCGGCCAGGTTGTCCGGGTCGACCTCGTCCATGTACCGCTTGTACGCGGGCAGCGTCCAGTGCAGCTCCGGAGCCGTGCGCCGGGCCAGCGCCGCCTCGGACAGTCGCAAGTGGACGGTCAAGTCCAGCGGAAGTCCTTGTCCCATCAGCAGTGTGCCGTCCAGCAGCAGCACCCCGCCCGGCGGCAGCGGCACCCGCTCGGCCCTGGTCGCCCGGTCCGTCACCGGGTTCCACAGGCTGGGCAGCACCAGGCCGGATCCCTGTGGCGCCAACGGGTCCAGCACCTCCCGGCGCAGTGCGCCCGCGTCCAGCCAGTTGAGGTAGAAGGAGTCCGGGTCCCGCCTGCCGTGTTCCAGCCGCAGCGAGGCCGGGCGCAGGAAGTCCCCCGCGGAGACCCGCAGCACCGGCCGGCCGCGCACCCGCAGCGGCTCGGCCAGCGCGTCGGCCAGCAGGCCCGGCTCGGCCGCGGCCGCCCCGTCGACGGCGACCCTGGCCCACAGTTGCCTGGGCAGGGCGGCGATCCGGTCGGCGACCTCGGTCACCAGGACGTCGAAGGACACCGGTCGCACCCGCATCCCGCCATCCTGCCAACACCGCCGCGTTTGGCCGGGAACGCCCCGGGTAGCCGGGGTCCACGAGGAGGTGTGCGATGAGTGAGCGAGTCCGGCCAGCCCGTTTCCCCTGGCCACAGATGGTCGCACTGAGCACCGGCGTGATCTTCTTCTTGCTGGGACTCGGCGGTTTCGCCGTCACCGGCTTCACCGACTTCTTCCGGCACGACCCGGTCATCGACGCGCTCGGCTTCACCGTGAACCCGATGCACAACCTGATCCACTTCGTGCTCGGCATCGTCGGCGGCATCTGCGCCAGCGGGCTGCGCGCCACCATGGCCTACGGCTGGGTGCTCATCGTCGGCTACGGCGCGGTCCTGGTCTACGGCCTGTTCGTCACCGGCGACCCCGCGCACGACCTGCTCAACCTGAACTGGGCGGACAACGTGCTGCACCTGGCCGCCGTCGGCGTCGGCGTGCTGATCGCCATCGGCGCGGTCAAGGTCGCCCGCGCGGACGGCTGGGTGGTGCCCCGGCCGGGCGCCCCGACCCCTGGGCAGTCCGCCAATCAGGGGTGAGCTACTGCACGTGCTAGTTCCGGAACAAGAGGGAGTGGTAGACCGTTGAACCAGTTGACTGACGCGTGCCAGATCCGGCGACGAGCATCCCGAGAGTCGCCGTCGAGCCCGGGTGGCATGCGGTGAACCCCCCAGACCACCGCCTCCCCCATCCGGTGGAGATCGCCGCGTCAGTCCACCGCCGTCGGTCGGTAACACCCCCCTCGCCGGCCGACGGCCCTCTTCGTTTTGGGGAACAAACGGCAAGTGCGATAAGTTGTACTTGGTGGTCGGCGTGTTACGTGTCCCCCGGGCTCACTTTCCGCCTTCATGGAATACCGTTCGGCTGGAGCCATGTCGTGCCTTTCGCCGAGAGGCGACCTAGCGCGTCGACCGCCCCAACTTCCCCGGCAACCGCCGGGATGCCCCGGGTAGCCACCCGGATGCGCGCAGCCTTCGCCCGCCCCACTGCGGCAGGGTGATGGGCATGAGCGAGTGGACCTTCGGGGTCGAAGAAGAGTTCATCCTCGTCGACGCGGACACCGGCAGGCTGGCGGCGCAGGCCGCGGCCGTGCGCCGGGGCGCGGACGCCAGCGAGTCCGACGACGAGCTCCAGGAGGAGCTGACCCGCTTCCAGGTGGAGACCGCCTCGCCGGTCTGCACCACCGCGGAGGAGCTGACCCACCACCTGGCCCGGCTGCGCGGCAGGCTGGCCGACAGCGCCCGCGAGCTGAACCTGTGGCTGCTGGCCACCGGCACCGCGGTCTTCCCGGAGCCCTGGCCGCCGCCGCTGGCCGGCAAGGACCGCTACCACCTCATCGCCGAGCGCTACGGCGGCCTGGTGGACACCCTGTGCGGCTGCCACGTGCACGTGGCCATCCCGGACGCCGAGTTCGGCATCCGGCTGTCCAACCACCTGCGCCCCTGGCTGCCGCTGCTGCTCGCGCTGAGCGCGAACTCCCCGTTCTCCCGCGGCCAGGACAGCGGCCACGCCAGCTGGCGGCACGTCAGCTGGGCCCGCTGGCCCTCCGCTGGCCCGCCGCCGTTCTTCGACTCCCCCGCCCACTACGACGCCAGCGTGAGCGCTCTCCTGCGCGCCGGGGCGGCCCTGGACCGCAAGATGGTCTATTGGGACATCCGCCTGTCGGAGGCCCAGCCGACCCTGGAGGTCCGGGTCTGCGACGTGGCGGCCACGGTCGAGGAGGCGGTCCTGCTGGGCGTGCTGGTGCGCGCGCTGGCCCAGGCCGCCAGCCACGACATCGAGGCCGGGGTGGCCGCGCCGCGGATCCCGCACGAGGTGCTGCGCGCCGCGCTGTGGCGGGCCGCGCGGGACGGCCTCGGCGGCCACTGCCCCGATCCGGAGTCCGGCTCGCTGCTGCCGGTCAGCGCGGTGCTGCGACGTGCTCTGCGGCGGCTGCGGCCGTTCCTGAGCGCCAACGGCGAGCTGGAGCTGGTCGAGCGGCTGACCGAGCACCTGTTCACCGTGGGCGGCGGCGCGCAGCGGCAGCGGCAGGCGATGGCCCGCCGCGGCGAGCCGATGGATGTGGTCGAACTGCTCGCCAGGCAGACCACGGTTTCGTCATTACTGGACTCGCCCAGCTAGCGTAGGAGGGTGCAACCAGGTCGTCCGCCGCGTCAGCGCCAGCCCAACCACTCCAGTGTCCACCTGCTGTCCTCCTCGAAGGTGATCAGCGACCTGGTGGTGAACGCCCGGCTGGGCCCGGACGACCTGGTCATGGACCTGGGCGCGGGCACCGGTGCGATCACCGCCGAGCTGGTGCGCACCGGGGCCCGCGTGCTCGCGGTGGAGCGGGACGAGGAGTTCGTCGGCGACCTGGAGCGCCGCTACGGCGAGCACGAGAACCTGCGGGTGGTGCACGCCGACCTGCTGTCGGTGCCGCTGCCGCACCGGGAGTTCGCGGTGGTGGCCAACATCCCGTTCTCCATCACCACCGCGCTGCTGCGCCGCCTGCTGAACACCCCGAACGGCTCGCTCACCCAGGCTGACCTGCTGGTGGAGTGGGGCCTGGCCAAACGCCTGACCGCGGCCTGGCCGAGGGACCTGGAGAACGCCTGGTGGGCGGCCCGGTTCGAGATCGCCATCAAGCACCGGGTCCCGGCCACCGCGTTCCGCCCGGCCCCCAAGGTCGACGCCGCGCACCTGGTGCTGCAACGCAAGTCCGGCCAGAGCCGCCACCTGCAGGGGGTGATCTGGGCGCTGCTGAGCACCGCGTACGGGTCGCCGAACACCCCGGCGCGGGCCGCGCTGACCTCGTTCATCACCAGGGGCCGGGCGCACCGGATGCTGCACGAGATCGGCATCGAGTCGCAGGCCGCGGTGGGCACCATCAAGCTCAGCCAGTGGCTGGGCATGGCCGATGAGCTGGCCGCGGACCGCTCGCTGTCCTGGCCGCCGCTGCCGAAGAACCTGCGCACCGACGGCAGCCGCCGCGAGGAGTCCACCAACCGCGGCCTGCGCGCCCCCCAGGGCAAGGCAGCCGCCCAGGGCCGCTCCAGCCAGGGCAAGTCAGGCCAGGGCAAGTCCGCGCACGGCAAGTCCGACCAGGGGAAGTTCGGGCACGGCAAGTCGGACCAGGGCCGCACCGGCCAGGGCCGCGCTACCGGCAAGCCCGACGGTAAACCGCGACGCGCACCGAAGCGCTGACCGCACAAGGCTCCGGCAGCACACCGATCCGCCCGGCCAGTTCGGCCGGATCGGTGTGCCAGGCGCTCGGCCCCATCCCGACCACGGTCGCGATGTCCCGATGCGCCAAGGACAACTCGAACGAGCGAACCTCGTCATCCACCCGGATGAAGTAGGCCCCGAGCTTCTCCTCCACCCGCCGCGCCTTGCCCTCATCCACCCGCAACAGCCCCAGCGCCGCCACCAGCTCACCGAGGTGCCCGGCCTCCGGCGTCACCACCACCAGCCGCCCGCCAGGGGCCAGGATCCGGGCCAGCTCGGGCCCGTTGCGCGGCGCGAACACGTTGAGCACCACCGAGGCCACCCCGTCCCGCACCGGCAGCCGCCGCCACGCGTCACACACCACGGCCCCCAGCCGAGGGTGTTCCCTGGCCGCCCGCCGCGCCGCGAACTTGGACAGGTCCAGCGCCAGCCCCACGGCCTCGGGCACGCCACGGAGCACCTGCCCGAGGTAGTAGCCGGTCCCCGCCCCGAGGTCGACCACAGCCCCACCGGCCGCGTTGCCGTCCGCCGCCCCGCCCTCCGCCGCTCCGTCGGCCGCCAGCGCCTCCCCCGCCGCCGCGCACACCGCCTCCGCGACCGGCCGGAAATGCCCGGCCCCCAGGAACTCCGCCCGCGCCGCCACCATCGCCGCGGTGTCCCCGGTCCCCGCCCCCGCGTCCCCCGCCAGCAAGCTCAGGTACCCCTGCCGCGCCACGTCGAAGGAGTGCCCCGCCGCGCACCGCACCGCCCGCCCCTCGGCGGCCAGCTCCAGCCCGCAGTGCGGACAGGCCAGCATCGGCAACACCTCTGAGATCACCCCGCCACTCCACCACAGGCGCCGCCACCCAGCTCGCGCAGGTGCCCGGCCACCGGACCGCGACCCGGCCCCGCTGCGCCTTCCGGCGGATTTCCCTTACCGGCCACCACATCGACACGCTCGGCCGCCTCCGGGCCTGGCAGGGTGAACGGGATCGCCCCCGAACCCCGCGGAGGAACCATGTCCCGCCGAGCCCACCGCGCGAAACCGTTGCTGGCAAAGCTGTTCTGCACCGCTCTGGCCGTCCTCGGCCTGACCCAGGCCACCCCCGCGCTGGCCGGAGGGGCCCCGGTGATCGGCCCTGCCCGCGGCGACACCCTGCACGTGATGTCGTTCAACCTCCGCTACGCCGCGACCACCCAGCCGAACTCCTGGCCGGTCCGCCGCCCGGTGCTGGCCGAGCTGCTGCGCCGCGAACAGCCCACCGTGCTCGGCACCCAGGAAGGTCTCTACGGCCAGCTGAAGGACATCGAAGCGGACCTGCCCGCGCACTACGACTGGATCGGCCTCGGTCGCGCGGGCGGCAGCCAGGACGAGTTCATGGCGGTCTACTACGACACCCGCAGGCTGACCCCGCTGGCCTTCGACCACTACTGGCTCTCCGACACCCCGAACGTGATCGGCTCGAAGTCCTGGGGCAACCGGGTCATCCGCATGGTCACCTGGGTCCGCTTCGCCGACCGCCGCACCGGCGCCGAGTTCGTCACCGTCAACACCCACTTCGACCACGAATCGGAGAACTCCCGCCAGCGCAGCGCCGAACTGGTCCGCGACCGGATCAACGCCCTGTCCCCCGGCCTCCCAGTCATCCTCACCGGCGACTTCAACACCGCCGCGGGCAACACCCCGGCCTACGACATCCTCCGCACCGGCGCCACCCTCACCGACACCTGGCCCGCCGCCACCGAACGCCGCACCCCCCTGCACGCCACCTTCCACGGCTACCGCCCCCTGGTGCCGAACGGCGACCGCATCGACTGGATCCTCACCAGGGGCGCGACGAGCATCCGGGCCGCGGCCATCAACACCTACGCCCGCGACGGCCAGTTCCCCTCCGACCACCTGCCGGTCCAGGCCCTGCTCACCCTGCCCAAGGGCTAGACCGGGCCGGAGAGTCCGGCTCAGGACTGGGTGATCGTGGCCTCGCGCACCGCGTCACCGGCCCTGGTGACGGCAGCGCCACACCCTGCCTCCTCGACCCCGGGCCACATCTGCCGGCATACCGACATCGCAACGCCGAGGCGGGTCGTCGATCCGGTTGTAGTCCCACAGGATCTCCCCGGTGCCGGATCGGGAAGGTGCACGTCCACGCGAAGCGGCTTGCGGCGTGGACACCGCGTGCGAACCCGACTTCCAGGGCCGCTGCTGTACTTCCACTGCTGTACGAAATGGCAAGAGGCCCTGGAGATTGTCTCTCCAGGGCCTCTGACCTGCGGTGGGCGATACTGGGATCGAACCAGTGACCCCTTCGGTGTGAACGAAGTGCTCTCCCGCTGAGCTAATCGCCCGGGTCTTCCCGCCCTGCCTTCCGGCCGGGCAGGAAGAACATTACACGATCCACTCGCTACCGCGAAAACGGGGTCCTAGCCCACGGAAGGTCCAGGTCAAACCACCCGGCGATCATGCCGAAGACGTTGAGCAGCCACAGTGTCGTCAGCACCACGAGGCCGGTGAGGGCGAGCACGCCCCAGCGGACCGCCCAGTGCTGGCGGCGCAGCCAGCGGGTCCAGGCGTCGTACTTGGACTTGGCGTAGGCGAGGGTCTTGCCGGCCCAGGAGAACTCGGTGGCCAGGATGGCCAGGCCGGCGAAGACGACCAGCCAGCCGGGGCCCGGGTACGGGATGAGCACGATGCCCAGGGCCAGCACCAGGCCGCCGACCACGCCGACCGCGATCCGGAAGACGAGGCGGAGGGTGGGGCTGTTGCGGATCTTGGCGGCGAAGCCCCAGCGCTCGGCGAGGCGGTCCAGCACGTGGGGCTGGGCGCCGTCCTTGGTGAAGCCCGCGGGCTCGTGTTGTTCGGAGGTGCTGCTCAGCGCCTACTCCAGGTTTCCTTGGCCCACGACGGTCGTCGGGCTCGCGGGTGCGGCGCGCCCGTCCTCCAGGGACACCGCGTACCCGGTGAACTGCGGCGCGTTGTCGCCCCAGCTTACGGTCCGGGGCTCGATTTCCGGGCCCGCCACGTCGAAGGCGCCCAGCGCTCTCGGCGGCTGTCCGGGGCTGGACAGGCCCCACAGCACGTAGGTCTGCCGGGACTGGTCGTTGGCCGGCAGGTCCATCGGCACGATCGCGCCGCGACCGCCCGCGGCGACCATCATCGCCACGGGGTGACCGTCGCTCGTGGCGCCGATGAGGGCGCGGCGCATGTTCGGGTCGCCGACCAGCTGCACCGCCTTGGTCAGCGCGGCGGCGCGGGCGGCCTCGGCGTCGCGTTCGGCGTCGAGCTGGAGGACCCGGATGCCCAGTCCGCCGATCGCGACAACGGCCAGCACCGCCGCGGCCACGGCCAGCCACCGCCGGTTGCCCGGACGAACAGACTTGCGGGCATCCCGCCGGTTCGAAAGTTCATCATCAGGCTGCCGTTCGCCGACCGTTGGCGACACTTCGGCGATACCGCCGGAATGGCTCCCCGAACGGGCGGGCACCTGGGGTTCTTGGTCGATTCGGGCGAACAGGTTCGCCCGAAGGTGCGGTGGTGGATCCTCTTGCGGCACCGCCGCGCCGAGCTCGGCGCCGACCTCCTGGGTGGCCGCGACCACGTCCCGGCAGCGTGCGCAGCCGGGCAGGTGCGCCTCGAACTCGGCCACCTCCGCCGGGTCCAGCACGTGCAGCGCCCAGCC from Crossiella sp. CA-258035 harbors:
- a CDS encoding DUF4383 domain-containing protein; the encoded protein is MSERVRPARFPWPQMVALSTGVIFFLLGLGGFAVTGFTDFFRHDPVIDALGFTVNPMHNLIHFVLGIVGGICASGLRATMAYGWVLIVGYGAVLVYGLFVTGDPAHDLLNLNWADNVLHLAAVGVGVLIAIGAVKVARADGWVVPRPGAPTPGQSANQG
- a CDS encoding transposase, with amino-acid sequence MRSVSVAVVFVAVQDLACVGFSQDQDVEDHLHLRPVRWPVERTFAWIKGFRRLRVRTERRADVHQAILAFEKARETLKA
- a CDS encoding rRNA adenine N(6)-methyltransferase family protein, yielding MQPGRPPRQRQPNHSSVHLLSSSKVISDLVVNARLGPDDLVMDLGAGTGAITAELVRTGARVLAVERDEEFVGDLERRYGEHENLRVVHADLLSVPLPHREFAVVANIPFSITTALLRRLLNTPNGSLTQADLLVEWGLAKRLTAAWPRDLENAWWAARFEIAIKHRVPATAFRPAPKVDAAHLVLQRKSGQSRHLQGVIWALLSTAYGSPNTPARAALTSFITRGRAHRMLHEIGIESQAAVGTIKLSQWLGMADELAADRSLSWPPLPKNLRTDGSRREESTNRGLRAPQGKAAAQGRSSQGKSGQGKSAHGKSDQGKFGHGKSDQGRTGQGRATGKPDGKPRRAPKR
- a CDS encoding TIGR02611 family protein — its product is MLDRLAERWGFAAKIRNSPTLRLVFRIAVGVVGGLVLALGIVLIPYPGPGWLVVFAGLAILATEFSWAGKTLAYAKSKYDAWTRWLRRQHWAVRWGVLALTGLVVLTTLWLLNVFGMIAGWFDLDLPWARTPFSR
- a CDS encoding glutamate--cysteine ligase, with product MSEWTFGVEEEFILVDADTGRLAAQAAAVRRGADASESDDELQEELTRFQVETASPVCTTAEELTHHLARLRGRLADSARELNLWLLATGTAVFPEPWPPPLAGKDRYHLIAERYGGLVDTLCGCHVHVAIPDAEFGIRLSNHLRPWLPLLLALSANSPFSRGQDSGHASWRHVSWARWPSAGPPPFFDSPAHYDASVSALLRAGAALDRKMVYWDIRLSEAQPTLEVRVCDVAATVEEAVLLGVLVRALAQAASHDIEAGVAAPRIPHEVLRAALWRAARDGLGGHCPDPESGSLLPVSAVLRRALRRLRPFLSANGELELVERLTEHLFTVGGGAQRQRQAMARRGEPMDVVELLARQTTVSSLLDSPS
- a CDS encoding DUF3592 domain-containing protein codes for the protein MVGAIVIGGFAWATYQVWSNDQALAERGQRAMATVVDTDKRDEVEFRTQDGRQVRALIGQRLSGTAVAVGEEIEIVYDPADPTSDVDDARATGDRSFAYLMSAITILAAAVIPAVTWHLARMSRTKVR
- a CDS encoding anti-sigma factor yields the protein MNTKFQGQDCPHEELATGWALHVLDPAEVAEFEAHLPGCARCRDVVAATQEVGAELGAAVPQEDPPPHLRANLFARIDQEPQVPARSGSHSGGIAEVSPTVGERQPDDELSNRRDARKSVRPGNRRWLAVAAAVLAVVAIGGLGIRVLQLDAERDAEAARAAALTKAVQLVGDPNMRRALIGATSDGHPVAMMVAAGGRGAIVPMDLPANDQSRQTYVLWGLSSPGQPPRALGAFDVAGPEIEPRTVSWGDNAPQFTGYAVSLEDGRAAPASPTTVVGQGNLE
- a CDS encoding uridine kinase, whose product is MRVRPVSFDVLVTEVADRIAALPRQLWARVAVDGAAAAEPGLLADALAEPLRVRGRPVLRVSAGDFLRPASLRLEHGRRDPDSFYLNWLDAGALRREVLDPLAPQGSGLVLPSLWNPVTDRATRAERVPLPPGGVLLLDGTLLMGQGLPLDLTVHLRLSEAALARRTAPELHWTLPAYKRYMDEVDPDNLADLVVRADDPRHPALVES
- a CDS encoding putative RNA methyltransferase, encoding MISEVLPMLACPHCGLELAAEGRAVRCAAGHSFDVARQGYLSLLAGDAGAGTGDTAAMVAARAEFLGAGHFRPVAEAVCAAAGEALAADGAAEGGAADGNAAGGAVVDLGAGTGYYLGQVLRGVPEAVGLALDLSKFAARRAAREHPRLGAVVCDAWRRLPVRDGVASVVLNVFAPRNGPELARILAPGGRLVVVTPEAGHLGELVAALGLLRVDEGKARRVEEKLGAYFIRVDDEVRSFELSLAHRDIATVVGMGPSAWHTDPAELAGRIGVLPEPCAVSASVRVAVYRRACR
- a CDS encoding endonuclease/exonuclease/phosphatase family protein; the protein is MSRRAHRAKPLLAKLFCTALAVLGLTQATPALAGGAPVIGPARGDTLHVMSFNLRYAATTQPNSWPVRRPVLAELLRREQPTVLGTQEGLYGQLKDIEADLPAHYDWIGLGRAGGSQDEFMAVYYDTRRLTPLAFDHYWLSDTPNVIGSKSWGNRVIRMVTWVRFADRRTGAEFVTVNTHFDHESENSRQRSAELVRDRINALSPGLPVILTGDFNTAAGNTPAYDILRTGATLTDTWPAATERRTPLHATFHGYRPLVPNGDRIDWILTRGATSIRAAAINTYARDGQFPSDHLPVQALLTLPKG